In the genome of Spea bombifrons isolate aSpeBom1 chromosome 11, aSpeBom1.2.pri, whole genome shotgun sequence, one region contains:
- the LOC128469300 gene encoding gastrula zinc finger protein XlCGF66.1-like, producing the protein MDCLKNTIYKNTIYNRGARDMTNSVTMKDRNRLSEQIVDLALGIISLLIGKEYAIVEKPSEPSTNPGRPCESEGSCRAQIPGTDPPPKYLIYEKQNEQKILELTNKIIQLLTGEVPMRCEDVTVHFSTEEWEYVEGHTDLYTDVVMEKQQTLDTPGGCAERSHAVACKPDSNEDKKDIASDDGPKN; encoded by the exons ATGGACTGCCTTAAG AACACGATATATAAGAACACGATATATAACCGCGGAGCCCGGGATATGACAAACTCCGTGACTATGAAGGACAGGAACCGGCTGTCTGAGCAGATCGTGGATCTCGCCCTGGGGATCATCTCCCTGTTGATCGGAAAG GAGTATGCAATTGTGGAGAAGCCTAGTGAGCCGAGCACAAACCCTGGCAGGCCCTGTGAGTCAGAAGGATCCTGTAGGGCCCAGATCCCCGGCACGGATCCTCCACCTAAATATTTGATATACGAGAAACAGAATGAGCAGAAGATCCTGGAGCTGACCAACAAGATCATCCAGCTGCTGACCGGAGAG GTTCCGATGCGATGTGAAGATGTCACGGTCCATTTCTCCACGGAGGAGTGGGAGTATGTAGAAGGGCACACAGATCTTTACACGGATGTAGTGATGGAGAAACAGCAGACCCTCGACACGCCAG GTGGATGCGCAGAAAGATCCCACGCCGTCGCGTGTAAACCAGACTCGAATGAAGACAAGAAGGACATCGCAAGTGATGATGGTCCAAAGAac